From a single Brassica oleracea var. oleracea cultivar TO1000 chromosome C5, BOL, whole genome shotgun sequence genomic region:
- the LOC106344681 gene encoding uncharacterized protein LOC106344681, which yields MIKEANPGTHTHYETNEKGRFMYLFMSFGQSVRGFYNAMRRVIVVDGINLKNKYKGVLLVATAVDGNSNLYLIVFGVVDSENDDSWGWFFRQLKVIIADCQDLALTKGLTALVEKASRAYRYTEFQERITEIFEMSLELGRYLREADVRKWTRSLFPGEMHDIRTTNPTESINSVLRIPREYPVIPLLDSIRELLTRWFYERRLLSSKHLDPLTVNVERKIDRRIVKAKGFQVYKVDNFRSVVKGDIYDCHVDLERKTCTCGKYDIGKIPCRHAIHAIYSRAWRTAYAESINPIAVPECEWNVPVEVKLAKVLSPETRKSAGFTTC from the exons ATGATTAAAGAAGCTAATCCTGGTACGCATACTCACTATGAAACAAATGAGAAGGGACGATTCATGTATCTATTTATGTCATTTGGGCAATCAGTTAGAGGATTCTACAATGCAATGCGAAGGGTGATTGTTGTTGATGGAATTAATCTGAAAAATAAATATAAAGGAGTTCTACTTGTTGCTACTGCTGTAGATGGTAACTCTAATTTGTATCTGATTGTATTTGGGGTTGTTGATTCGGAGAATGACGATTCATGGGGGTGGTTCTTCAGACAGTTGAAAGTGATTATTGCTGATTGTCAAGACCTAGCTTTG ACAAAAGGGTTGACTGCCTTGGTGGAAAAAGCTTCACGGGCATATAGGTACACTGAATTTCAGGAACGTATCACCGAAATTTTTGAAATGAGTCTTGAGCTTGGAAGATATCTGCGGGAGGCTGATGTGCGCAAATGGACTCGTTCTCTCTTCCCTGGTGAAATGCATGACATTAGGACCACAAACCCTACAGAGTCGATAAATTCAGTTCTGAGAATACCTAGAGAATATCCGGTTATTCCTTTGCTAGATAGTATAAGAGAACTGTTGACTCGATGGTTCTATGAGCGTCGCTTGCTAAGCTCAAAGCATCTAGATCCTTTAACCGTTAATGTGGAGAGAAAGATTGATAGGAGAATTGTGAAGGCAAAAGGATTCCAGGTTTACAAGGTTGACAACTTCAGATCGGTTGTAAAAGGAGACATATACGATTGTCATGTTGATTTGGAAAGAAAAACATGCACATGTGGGAAGTATGATATAGGAAAAATTCCTTGCCGACACGCCATTCATGCAATTTATTCACGAG CGTGGAGAACCGCCTATGCGGAATCCATTAATCCAATAGCAGTTCCAGAGTGTGAATGGAATGTCCCTGTTGAGGTTAAACTTGCTAAGGTTTTATCACCAGAAACAAGAAAGAGTGCTGGTTTTACCACTTGCTAA
- the LOC106292733 gene encoding syntaxin-61-like isoform X1 — MSSAQDPFYIVKEEIQDSIDKLQSAFHKWERISPGMGDQVHATKELLANCGSIEWQVDELEKAITVAAKDPALYGIDQAELERRRRWTSNARTQVRNVKTGVLAGKGNAGVGNASEVRLELMRMPNSNEANRYDQYGGRDDDGFVQSESDRQMLLIKQQDEELDELSKSVERIGGVGLTIHDELVAQERIIDELGTEMDSTKNRLDFVQKKVGMVMKKAGAKGQMMMICFLLVLFIILFVLVFLT, encoded by the exons ATGTCTTCAGCGCAAGATCCATTCTACATTGTTAAAGAAGAGATCCAAGATTCT ATTGATAAGTTGCAATCAGCATTCCACAAATGGGAGCGTATCTCTCCAGGCATGGGGGATCAAGTCCATGCCACCAAAGAGCTTCTTGCTAACTGTGGAAGCATCGAGTGGCAG GTAGATGAGCTGGAAAAAGCGATTACCGTTGCAGCAAAAGATCCTGCCTTGTATGGCATTGATCAGGCTGAGCTTGAACGACGCAGGAGATGGACTAGTAATGCTAGGACACAG GTGCGGAATGTGAAGACTGGTGTTCTAGCTGGTAAGGGTAATGCTGGAGTTGGTAATGCAAGTGAAGTGCGCCTGGAATTAATGAGAATGCCAAACTCGAATGAGGCAAATAGATACGATCAGTATGGAGGAAGAGACGATGATGGTTTTGTACAATCAGAATCAGATAGGCAGATGCTGTTGATAAA GCAACAAGATGAAGAATTGGATGAGCTGAGTAAAAGTGTAGAGAGAATTGGAGGGGTGGGGCTTACTATACATGATGAACTTGTTGCACAG GAGAGAATAATAGATGAATTGGGTACAGAGATGGACAGTACAAAGAACAGGCTTGACTTTGTTCAG AAAAAAGTGGGGATGGTAATGAAGAAAGCAGGAGCGAAAGGGCAGATGATGATGATATGTTTCTTGCTCGTCTTGTTCATCATCCTATTCGTTCTCGTCTTCTTGACCTAA
- the LOC106292733 gene encoding syntaxin-61-like isoform X2 — MPPKSFLLTVEASSGRKVDELEKAITVAAKDPALYGIDQAELERRRRWTSNARTQVRNVKTGVLAGKGNAGVGNASEVRLELMRMPNSNEANRYDQYGGRDDDGFVQSESDRQMLLIKQQDEELDELSKSVERIGGVGLTIHDELVAQERIIDELGTEMDSTKNRLDFVQKKVGMVMKKAGAKGQMMMICFLLVLFIILFVLVFLT, encoded by the exons ATGCCACCAAAGAGCTTCTTGCTAACTGTGGAAGCATCGAGTGGCAG GAAGGTAGATGAGCTGGAAAAAGCGATTACCGTTGCAGCAAAAGATCCTGCCTTGTATGGCATTGATCAGGCTGAGCTTGAACGACGCAGGAGATGGACTAGTAATGCTAGGACACAG GTGCGGAATGTGAAGACTGGTGTTCTAGCTGGTAAGGGTAATGCTGGAGTTGGTAATGCAAGTGAAGTGCGCCTGGAATTAATGAGAATGCCAAACTCGAATGAGGCAAATAGATACGATCAGTATGGAGGAAGAGACGATGATGGTTTTGTACAATCAGAATCAGATAGGCAGATGCTGTTGATAAA GCAACAAGATGAAGAATTGGATGAGCTGAGTAAAAGTGTAGAGAGAATTGGAGGGGTGGGGCTTACTATACATGATGAACTTGTTGCACAG GAGAGAATAATAGATGAATTGGGTACAGAGATGGACAGTACAAAGAACAGGCTTGACTTTGTTCAG AAAAAAGTGGGGATGGTAATGAAGAAAGCAGGAGCGAAAGGGCAGATGATGATGATATGTTTCTTGCTCGTCTTGTTCATCATCCTATTCGTTCTCGTCTTCTTGACCTAA